Below is a genomic region from Deltaproteobacteria bacterium.
GCACTACGCCTCCGTGCAGGACCTCTTCCGGAAATCGCTGGCGAACGGGGACATCTACCTGGGCGACTACGAGGGGTGGTACTGCGTCCCGGACGAGGCGTACTGGACCGAGCTCCAGCTCGACGGCGGCAACTGCCCGACGTGCGGCCGCCCGGTGGAGAAGCGGAAGGAGCCGTCGTACTTCTTCCGGCTGTCGAAATACCGGGAACCGCTGCTTGCGTATTACGCCGCGAACCCGAAATTCATCCGTCCCGAGAGCCGGCGCAACGAGGTGATCGCGTTCGTCGAGGGGGGGCTGAACGACCTCTCCGTGTCCCGCACATCGCTCTCCTGGGGGATCCCGGTGCCCGACGCCCCGGGGCACGTGATCTACGTCTGGTACGACGCCCTCACGAACTACGTCACGGGGCTGGGATACCCGGAGCGCACGCCGGAGTTCGCGGCGTTCTGGCCCGCCGACATCCACATGGTGGGAAAGGACATCCTCCGCTTCCACGCCGTGTACTGGCCCGCCTTCCTGCTGTCCGCGGGGGTTCCGCCGCCGCGGGGCGTCTTCGCCCACGGCTGGTGGACGGTCGAGGGGCAGAAGATGAGCAAGTCGCTGGGAAACGTCGTGGACCCGTACGAGATGGTGCGCAAGTACGGCGCCGACGCGTTCCGCTACTTCCTCCTGCGGGAGGTGTCGTTCGGGCTGGACGGGGACTTCTCCGAGCGGGAGCTGGTCAAGCGCGCCAACTCGGAGCTCGCCGACAAGCTCGGGAACCTCCTCAACCGGACGCTCGGGATGCTGGGGAGATATTTCGACGGCGTCGTCCCCCCGCCCGGGCCCGCGGATCCGGCGGACGAGGCGCTTTCGGCGTGCGGCCGGTCGACCGTCGCCGCGGTCGACGCCGCGATGGAGGAGGTCGCGTTCCACAAGGCGCTCGCCGCGGTGATCGAGCTCGTCACGAAGGCCAACGAATACGTCCAGGCCGCGCAGCCGTGGGCGCTCGCGAAGGACCCTTCGAAGCGGGAGCGGCTGGGATCGGTCCTCTACAACGCGCTCGAGGCCGCCCGCGTCGCGGCCCTGCTCATGTCGCCCGTCACCCCGACCGCGTCGCAGAGGATGTGGGAGGCGCTGGTCCCCGGCGGATCGGCCGCCGAATCCGCGCGGGTCGGCGAGGCGGGCGCCTGGGGCGGCCTCGCCGCCGGCGCCACCCTCCCGAAGGCGTGCATCGTCTTCCCCAAGATCGAGACGTAAGCAAACCGTCGGGTCCCCTGCCCATGTATTTTGATTCGCACGCGCACCTGGACCTCTCCCCGCTTTCCGAAGCGGAGGAGAAGGTAGTCGCCCGGGCCCGGGACGCCGGTGTCACCCGGATCGTGACGATCGGGATCGACCCGGAAAGCTGCGCGAAGGCGATCGGGATCGCCCACCGGTACCCCGGGGTGTACGCCGCCGTCGGCCTGCACCCGCACGACGCCGGTCAGGGATCGGACCGGACCTACTCCCGGCTGGAAGATCTCTCCCGGTGCGACAAGGTGGTGGGGATCGGCGAAACCGGGCTCGACTTCTTCCGCGACCGCGCCCCGCGGGACGCCCAGCGCGCCGCG
It encodes:
- the metG gene encoding methionine--tRNA ligase — encoded protein: MRETFYITTPIYYVNDVPHIGHAYTTIACDALARWHRMKGEKVFFLTGTDEHGEKVQKSAARKGLTPRQLADQVVANFQGLTPALTISNTGFIRTTEPRHYASVQDLFRKSLANGDIYLGDYEGWYCVPDEAYWTELQLDGGNCPTCGRPVEKRKEPSYFFRLSKYREPLLAYYAANPKFIRPESRRNEVIAFVEGGLNDLSVSRTSLSWGIPVPDAPGHVIYVWYDALTNYVTGLGYPERTPEFAAFWPADIHMVGKDILRFHAVYWPAFLLSAGVPPPRGVFAHGWWTVEGQKMSKSLGNVVDPYEMVRKYGADAFRYFLLREVSFGLDGDFSERELVKRANSELADKLGNLLNRTLGMLGRYFDGVVPPPGPADPADEALSACGRSTVAAVDAAMEEVAFHKALAAVIELVTKANEYVQAAQPWALAKDPSKRERLGSVLYNALEAARVAALLMSPVTPTASQRMWEALVPGGSAAESARVGEAGAWGGLAAGATLPKACIVFPKIET